A DNA window from Hydrogenophaga taeniospiralis contains the following coding sequences:
- a CDS encoding protocatechuate 3,4-dioxygenase, protein MPSNHPPSRRALLLRGATVIAATAAPAWLTPARAQTELRPTPSQTEGPYYPVALPADTDFDLLRNGSARYGQGQPAWVEGTVTDTQGVPVAGAVVEIWQCDQAGHYHHPGDGGRADPAFQGFGRVGVGRDGRYRFRTLRPAPYSGRTPHIHVKVKLDRAELLTTQLYVAGDPGNARDFLWRRLGEQGQAALTRPFVAATDGLRAEFPIVVQA, encoded by the coding sequence ATGCCATCAAACCACCCACCCTCTCGCCGCGCACTGCTGCTGCGCGGTGCCACCGTGATCGCCGCCACCGCCGCGCCGGCATGGCTCACCCCGGCCCGGGCCCAGACCGAGCTGCGCCCCACACCCAGCCAGACCGAAGGCCCCTACTACCCCGTGGCGCTGCCGGCCGACACCGACTTCGACCTGCTGCGCAACGGCAGCGCGCGTTACGGCCAGGGCCAGCCGGCCTGGGTCGAAGGCACCGTGACCGACACCCAGGGTGTGCCGGTGGCGGGCGCGGTGGTCGAGATCTGGCAGTGCGACCAGGCCGGCCACTACCACCACCCCGGCGACGGCGGCCGGGCCGATCCGGCCTTTCAAGGCTTTGGCCGGGTCGGCGTCGGCCGCGACGGGCGCTACCGCTTCCGCACCCTGCGGCCCGCGCCCTACAGCGGGCGCACGCCGCACATCCACGTCAAGGTGAAGCTGGACCGCGCGGAACTGCTCACCACCCAGCTCTATGTGGCGGGCGACCCCGGCAATGCGCGCGACTTCCTGTGGCGCCGCCTGGGTGAACAGGGCCAGGCCGCGCTGACCCGCCCCTTCGTGGCGGCCACCGATGGCCTGCGCGCGGAATTTCCCATCGTGGTTCAGGCCTGA